Genomic window (Bacillus pumilus):
ATACCATCTACGAGTTGACAGGTGAAGAGCTCAGCATAAAATTTATTATTCCTCAAAATCAGGACGAAGAGGATGCCATGCCAAAATCTCCAATTAAAAAAATGTCTAAAGAAGAGCCCGTTGATATTCCACAAAATATGCTGAATCCAAAATATACATTTGATACTTTTGTTATTGGTTCAGGCAACCGATTTGCGCATGCTGCTTCACTTGCAGTTGCAGAAGCACCAGCAAAAGCATATAACCCGCTCTTTATTTATGGGGGCGTTGGTTTAGGAAAGACTCACTTGATGCATGCGATTGGTCATTATGTCATCGACCATAATCCATCAGCCAAGGTCGTCTATCTATCATCTGAAAAATTTACAAATGAATTTATCAACTCAATCCGAGACAACAAAGCTGTCGACTTCCGGAATCGCTATCGGAATGTAGATGTGCTTTTGATAGATGATATTCAATTTTTAGCAGGAAAAGAACAAACACAAGAAGAGTTTTTCCATACATTCAACACACTTCACGAAGAAAGTAAGCAAATCGTCATTTCTAGTGACCGACCACCAAAAGAAATTCCGACACTTGAAGACAGATTACGCTCTCGATTTGAATGGGGCCTAATCACAGACATTACCCCGCCAGATTTAGAAACGCGTATTGCGATCTTGCGAAAAAAGGCAAAAGCTGAAGGCTTAGACATTCCAAACGAAGTCATGCTCTATATTGCCAATCAAATCGACAGCAACATTCGTGAACTGGAGGGTGCTTTGATTCGTGTCGTTGCTTACTCTTCTTTAATCAATAAAGACATCAATGCAGATCTAGCAGCAGAGGCGCTAAAGGACATTATTCCTTCATCAAAGCCGAGAGTTATTACAATTAAAGATATTCAAAGAATTGTAGGGCAGCAATTTAATATCCGCTTAGAAGATTTCAAAGCGAAGAAACGTACGAAGTCAGTTGCTTATCCAAGACAAATTGCCATGTATCTCTCTAGAGAAATGACCGATTCATCTCTACCTAAAATAGGCGAAGAATTTGGTGGACGTGATCATACGACTGTCATTCATGCTCATGAGAAGATTTCCAAATTAATCGTTGAAGATGAACAGCTTCAGCAGCATGTGAAAGAAATCAAAGAACAATTAAAATAATAAGCTGATATCATAAGTACGGGAAAATGTGAATAACTAGAACATAGTCATGCACAGTCTGTCCACATGTGGATAGGCTGTCTTTCCTTTCTTTTCACTGACTTATCCACATATTCACAAGCCCTACTATTACTTCTACGATTTTTATTAATAAAATATATATACATGTCATTAAGAAAATTTAGGAGGACCACTATGAAATTCACGATTCAAAAAGATCGTCTTGTCCAAAGTGTCCAAGATGTATTAAAGGCCGTATCCTCTAGAACAACGATTCCTATTTTGACAGGGATTAAAATTGTTGCATCTGATGAGGGGGTTTCTCTAACAGGAAGTGATTCTGATATCTCAATTGAATCCTTTATTCCCCAAAGAGATGGAGATTTAGAAGTAATCACGATCGATCGTCCAGGAAGTATTGTACTTCAGGCCCGTTTCTTTAGTGAGATTGTTAAGAAACTGCCAATGGCGACTGTCGAAATTGAAGTAGAGCAAAACCATCTTACAATCATCCGCTCTGGTTCAGCGGAATTTAACTTAAACGGTTTAGATGCTGAAGAATATCCGCATCTTCCGCAAATTGAAGAGCATCATGCATTTCAAATTCCGACAGACCTGCTTAAAAACTTAATTCGCCAAACTGTTTTTGCAGTGTCCACCTCAGAAACACGGCCTATCTTGACAGGTGTAAACTGGAAGGTGGAAAAAGGTGAATTAATATGCACAGCAACGGATAGCCACCGTCTAGCTTTAAGGAAAGCGAACTTAGATATTAACGAGGAAAGCTCATACAATGTCGTGATTCCAGGGAAGAGCTTAACAGAACTAAGTAAAATTCTTGATGATGGGCAAGATCTTGTAAGTATTGTAATTACAGAAACGCAAGTTCTCTTTAAAGCACAAAATGTATTATTCTTCTCAAGATTGCTGGATGGGAATTATCCAGATACAGCTCGTCTGATCCCGCAGGAAAGTAAAACAGATGTTGTGGTCAACACAAAAGAGTTCCTTCAAGCTATTGATCGTGCATCACTTTTGGCAAGAGAAGGTCGCAATAATGTCGTCAAGCTGTCGGCTGATCCTGCGCAAAGCCTTGAAATCTCTTCTAATTCACCTGAAATCGGTAAAGTTGTGGAGACGGTTCAAGCGGATGACATTAAAGGGGAGGATCTCAAAATCTCCTTTAGTCCCAAATATATGCTTGATGCATTAAAAGTATTAGAGGGAACAGAAATTCATGTAAGCTTTACTGGAGCCATGAGACCATTCCTGCTTCGCACGCCGAATGATGATTCGATCTTGCAGTTGATTCTTCCGGTAAGAACATATTAATTCAATCTCAAATGGCTGCTGTGTGAGTGCACAGCAGCTTTTCTTCTCGTTTACCATGCTTTCTAACGCCCTAGTTCGCTTTCCCCCTTTCCTTCTTGTCTTGTTTTTTAGTACAATTAGATATTAGTGATATTGAAAGAGGTCGATACAATGCCTAATCAAATAACCATTGAAACAGAAATGATTACATTAGGGCAGTTTTTGAAATTAGCCGAAGTCATCCAATCTGGCGGAATGGCGAAATGGTTTTTAAGTGAACATGAAGTGTTCATTAATCAAGAGCCAGATAATAGACGGGGACGCAAACTATACCCAGGAGATGTTGTCGAGATAGAAGGTTATGGCACATTTCAAGTTGTGAATTAGAAACGGGTGACAATACATGTACATTCAAAGTCTGGCGTTAACTTCATACCGAAACTATGAACACACCGAGCTTCAATTCGACAACAAGGTGAATGTCATGATCGGTGAGAATGCCCAAGGTAAAACGAACTTGATGGAAGCGATCTATGTATTGTCGATGGCAAAGTCTCATCGTACGTCAAATGATAAAGAACTTATCCGATGGGACGAAGACTATGCTAAAATAGAAGGTAGAGTCATCAAAAAAAATGGTCCACTCCCAATGCAGCTCGTGATCTCAAAAAAAGGGAAAAAGGGCAAGGTCAATCATATTGAACAACAGAAGCTCAGTCATTATGTTGGTGCGCTAAACACCATTATGTTTGCACCAGAGGACTTGAGTCTTGTGAAGGGCAGCCCGCAAATCCGCAGAAGATTCCTCGACATGGAGATTGGACAAGTTTCTGCTGTCTACTTGCATGATTTATCGCTCTATCAAAAAATCCTCTCTCAGCGGAATCATTACTTGAAACAATTGCAGACAAGAAAGCAGACGGATCAAGCGATGCTGGAGATTTTAACAGAGCAGTTGATTGATGCGGCAGCGAAAGTTGTTAAAAGACGACTGATTTTTACGAAACAGCTCGAAAAATGGGCACAGCCGTTGCATTTTGGGATATCTAGAGAGCTAGAAACACTCACGCTCCAATACCAGACGGCGATAGAGGTATCAGAAGCGTCAGACTTGTCGAAAATAAAGAATAGCTATGAAGAATCGTTTCAGAAACTAAGAGACAGAGAAGTAGACCGAGGTGTGACACTGTGGGGACCTCACAGAGATGACCTTCTTTTCTTTGTGAATGGTCGTGATGTTCAGACATATGGATCTCAAGGGCAACAAAGAACAACAGCTCTTTCACTAAAGCTTGCAGAAATTGATTTGATACATGAAGAAATCGGTGAATATCCCATTCTTCTACTAGATGATGTTTTATCTGAACTAGATGATTACAGACAGTCTCATTTGCTCCATACCATTCAGG
Coding sequences:
- the yaaA gene encoding S4 domain-containing protein YaaA, encoding MPNQITIETEMITLGQFLKLAEVIQSGGMAKWFLSEHEVFINQEPDNRRGRKLYPGDVVEIEGYGTFQVVN
- the dnaA gene encoding chromosomal replication initiator protein DnaA; the protein is MENILDLWNKALQKIETKLSKPSFETWMKSTKAHSLQGDTLTITAPNEFARDWLESRYLHLIADTIYELTGEELSIKFIIPQNQDEEDAMPKSPIKKMSKEEPVDIPQNMLNPKYTFDTFVIGSGNRFAHAASLAVAEAPAKAYNPLFIYGGVGLGKTHLMHAIGHYVIDHNPSAKVVYLSSEKFTNEFINSIRDNKAVDFRNRYRNVDVLLIDDIQFLAGKEQTQEEFFHTFNTLHEESKQIVISSDRPPKEIPTLEDRLRSRFEWGLITDITPPDLETRIAILRKKAKAEGLDIPNEVMLYIANQIDSNIRELEGALIRVVAYSSLINKDINADLAAEALKDIIPSSKPRVITIKDIQRIVGQQFNIRLEDFKAKKRTKSVAYPRQIAMYLSREMTDSSLPKIGEEFGGRDHTTVIHAHEKISKLIVEDEQLQQHVKEIKEQLK
- the recF gene encoding DNA replication/repair protein RecF (All proteins in this family for which functions are known are DNA-binding proteins that assist the filamentation of RecA onto DNA for the initiation of recombination or recombinational repair.), giving the protein MYIQSLALTSYRNYEHTELQFDNKVNVMIGENAQGKTNLMEAIYVLSMAKSHRTSNDKELIRWDEDYAKIEGRVIKKNGPLPMQLVISKKGKKGKVNHIEQQKLSHYVGALNTIMFAPEDLSLVKGSPQIRRRFLDMEIGQVSAVYLHDLSLYQKILSQRNHYLKQLQTRKQTDQAMLEILTEQLIDAAAKVVKRRLIFTKQLEKWAQPLHFGISRELETLTLQYQTAIEVSEASDLSKIKNSYEESFQKLRDREVDRGVTLWGPHRDDLLFFVNGRDVQTYGSQGQQRTTALSLKLAEIDLIHEEIGEYPILLLDDVLSELDDYRQSHLLHTIQGRVQTFVTTTSVEGIDHDTLKEAEIFRVASGKVID
- the dnaN gene encoding DNA polymerase III subunit beta → MKFTIQKDRLVQSVQDVLKAVSSRTTIPILTGIKIVASDEGVSLTGSDSDISIESFIPQRDGDLEVITIDRPGSIVLQARFFSEIVKKLPMATVEIEVEQNHLTIIRSGSAEFNLNGLDAEEYPHLPQIEEHHAFQIPTDLLKNLIRQTVFAVSTSETRPILTGVNWKVEKGELICTATDSHRLALRKANLDINEESSYNVVIPGKSLTELSKILDDGQDLVSIVITETQVLFKAQNVLFFSRLLDGNYPDTARLIPQESKTDVVVNTKEFLQAIDRASLLAREGRNNVVKLSADPAQSLEISSNSPEIGKVVETVQADDIKGEDLKISFSPKYMLDALKVLEGTEIHVSFTGAMRPFLLRTPNDDSILQLILPVRTY